A single region of the Selenomonas sp. oral taxon 920 genome encodes:
- the proB gene encoding glutamate 5-kinase encodes MNVRARLREAKRIVVKVGTSTLTHPSGGMNLHRMEHLVRELIDEANQGKDILLVSSGAIAAGMNTLGLKERPANIPARQALAAIGQGALLHIYEKFFHEYGRTMAQILLTKENAARHHQYMNSRNALLALLGMNVIPVINENDAVAVDEIKIGDNDNLSAVVAALVDADALIILSDIDGVYTANPRTDASARLISEIPEITPEIERIAGGAGSAQGTGGMQTKIEAAKIAQNAGVTMVIARGDEDGIIRSILRGEEIGTLFPAREAHLKTRKSWLAFGKRLTGEILVDEGCIAAMRRGASLLAVGVTAVYGDFSAGETVRVLSPAGQEIARGIAAYDAADVMRLMGHRTTDFHELVTDGAHEEIIHRDNMVLMV; translated from the coding sequence ATGAATGTAAGAGCGCGTCTGCGTGAGGCAAAACGCATTGTTGTCAAGGTGGGGACGAGTACCCTCACACATCCATCGGGCGGGATGAATCTTCATCGCATGGAGCATCTCGTACGCGAACTCATTGACGAGGCAAATCAAGGGAAGGATATCCTGCTCGTTTCCTCCGGCGCGATTGCCGCAGGAATGAACACACTCGGGCTCAAGGAGCGTCCTGCAAACATTCCTGCGCGGCAGGCGCTTGCTGCAATTGGGCAGGGCGCACTTCTGCACATCTATGAAAAATTCTTCCACGAGTACGGACGGACAATGGCACAGATCCTCCTCACAAAGGAGAATGCCGCACGCCATCACCAGTATATGAACTCACGCAATGCGCTCCTCGCACTCCTCGGGATGAATGTCATCCCCGTCATCAACGAAAACGATGCTGTTGCCGTCGACGAGATCAAGATCGGGGACAATGATAATCTGTCGGCTGTTGTTGCCGCACTTGTTGATGCGGATGCGCTCATCATCCTTTCGGATATTGACGGTGTCTATACGGCGAACCCGCGCACAGATGCGTCAGCACGACTCATCTCCGAGATTCCGGAGATCACGCCGGAGATCGAGCGGATTGCCGGCGGTGCCGGCTCTGCGCAGGGAACGGGCGGTATGCAGACCAAGATTGAAGCCGCAAAGATTGCCCAGAATGCCGGTGTGACAATGGTGATTGCACGCGGCGATGAGGACGGTATCATCCGTTCCATCCTGCGCGGGGAAGAAATTGGCACACTGTTTCCCGCACGCGAAGCGCACCTCAAGACCCGCAAGAGCTGGCTCGCATTCGGAAAGCGTCTCACAGGTGAGATTCTCGTGGATGAAGGCTGTATTGCCGCCATGCGGCGCGGGGCAAGCCTGCTGGCGGTCGGTGTGACAGCGGTATACGGTGACTTCTCAGCAGGTGAGACAGTGCGCGTCCTCAGTCCCGCAGGACAGGAGATCGCACGCGGCATTGCAGCATATGATGCCGCAGATGTGATGCGTCTGATGGGACACAGAACAACGGACTTTCATGAACTTGTGACAGATGGTGCACATGAGGAGATCATTCATCGGGACAATATGGTTCTGATGGTATAA
- a CDS encoding YhbY family RNA-binding protein, giving the protein MLRNTLTSKQIRKLRSLGMAEEAIVMIGKEGVTPTVVASAREAIKKRELIKVRVLQNAPDEPEEAITMLAERADANLVQVIGRNGLLFRRNFDKPRIEL; this is encoded by the coding sequence TTGCTGCGAAACACGCTGACCAGCAAGCAGATTCGGAAATTGCGCTCACTCGGCATGGCGGAGGAAGCTATCGTCATGATCGGCAAGGAAGGTGTGACACCGACGGTCGTCGCCTCGGCGCGTGAGGCCATCAAGAAACGCGAGCTCATCAAGGTTCGTGTCCTGCAAAATGCACCGGACGAGCCGGAGGAAGCGATCACCATGCTCGCAGAGCGGGCAGACGCAAACCTCGTGCAGGTCATCGGCAGAAATGGTCTCCTCTTCCGACGCAACTTTGATAAACCAAGGATCGAACTATGA
- the obgE gene encoding GTPase ObgE produces MQFIDRAQVTVKAGDGGHGKSAFRHEKFMPKGGPSGGDGGRGGDVIFRADRNLNTLLSFRFHRKFNAKNGENGEHKNQFGRNAQNLYVDVPPGTIVMDETTGEVLADLIEVGMEAVIARGGRGGRGNAKFANSANRAPSFAEFGEPGESRKLRLELKLLADVGLVGYPSVGKSSLVASCSAARPEIADYHFTTLTPVLGVVQTDYEKSFVMADIPGLIEGAADGVGLGHDFLRHVERTRLILHIVDASGIEGRDPVEDYYKINKELARYSEKIAKRTQILVANKIDLPSAEEHLPRLKDLAEREGIEFFAISAATRTGVQELIDHVGTWLDAYVPEPEAEEDDVAVFNQNAEDDEKVTISRNDAGDFIVSGRALEKLVAMTNFNNDEAVRRFQYIWRLKGLDEKLRARGIKEGMTVRIGDMEFDYQD; encoded by the coding sequence ATGCAGTTCATAGACCGCGCACAGGTCACGGTAAAGGCAGGAGACGGCGGACATGGAAAATCCGCGTTCCGGCATGAAAAGTTTATGCCAAAAGGTGGTCCGTCGGGCGGAGACGGCGGACGCGGTGGAGATGTCATCTTCCGCGCCGACCGCAATTTGAATACACTGCTCTCGTTTCGTTTTCATCGTAAGTTTAACGCGAAGAACGGTGAGAATGGCGAACATAAGAACCAGTTTGGCAGAAACGCACAGAATCTCTATGTCGATGTCCCGCCTGGTACGATTGTGATGGATGAAACGACGGGGGAGGTACTTGCCGATCTCATCGAGGTCGGCATGGAGGCTGTAATTGCACGTGGTGGACGCGGTGGACGCGGCAATGCAAAGTTTGCAAATTCTGCAAACCGTGCACCGTCCTTTGCCGAGTTCGGCGAGCCGGGCGAAAGCCGCAAGCTGCGGCTGGAACTGAAACTGCTCGCCGATGTCGGTCTTGTCGGCTATCCGAGCGTCGGCAAGTCGAGCCTCGTTGCATCCTGCTCTGCAGCACGCCCTGAGATTGCAGACTACCATTTTACGACATTGACGCCCGTGCTCGGCGTTGTACAGACGGACTATGAAAAGAGTTTCGTCATGGCAGACATACCAGGGCTCATTGAGGGTGCTGCCGATGGCGTAGGGCTCGGGCATGACTTCCTCCGCCATGTGGAACGCACGCGTCTCATTCTGCATATCGTGGATGCCTCCGGCATCGAGGGGCGCGATCCCGTCGAGGATTATTACAAGATCAACAAGGAACTCGCGCGCTATAGTGAGAAGATTGCAAAACGTACACAGATCCTTGTCGCGAATAAGATTGACCTTCCGTCTGCCGAGGAGCATTTGCCTCGTCTGAAGGATCTTGCCGAGCGCGAGGGGATAGAGTTCTTTGCAATTTCCGCCGCAACACGCACAGGAGTGCAGGAACTCATTGATCACGTTGGTACATGGCTGGATGCCTATGTGCCCGAACCCGAAGCAGAGGAAGATGATGTTGCCGTATTCAATCAAAATGCCGAAGATGACGAGAAGGTAACGATTTCACGCAATGATGCGGGAGACTTCATCGTATCCGGCAGGGCACTTGAAAAGCTCGTTGCTATGACAAACTTCAACAACGATGAAGCTGTTCGTCGCTTTCAGTATATCTGGCGTCTCAAAGGGTTGGACGAAAAACTGCGCGCACGCGGTATCAAAGAGGGCATGACTGTTCGTATCGGGGATATGGAATTCGACTATCAAGACTGA
- the rpmA gene encoding 50S ribosomal protein L27 has protein sequence MNRLFSFDLQLFAHKKGVSSTRNGRDSHSKRLGVKEQAGTHVTAGSIIVRQRGTHFHPGHNVGIGKDDTIFAKIDGKVAFERKGRHQRQISVYPLAEAAV, from the coding sequence GTGAACAGATTGTTTTCGTTTGATTTGCAGCTTTTTGCACATAAGAAGGGTGTCAGCTCTACCCGCAATGGCCGCGACAGCCATTCCAAGCGTCTTGGCGTGAAGGAGCAGGCAGGCACGCACGTGACGGCAGGCAGCATCATTGTCCGTCAGCGCGGCACGCATTTCCATCCGGGGCACAATGTCGGTATTGGCAAAGATGACACGATCTTTGCGAAGATTGACGGCAAGGTTGCCTTTGAGCGCAAGGGGCGTCATCAGCGCCAGATCAGTGTGTATCCGCTTGCGGAGGCCGCTGTTTAA
- a CDS encoding ribosomal-processing cysteine protease Prp: MISVEIFTNADGMIAGYCVKGHSGTAKRGQDIVCAGVSALTQSALLGIIEHLHRTVDYDIASGNLEMWLSEPPDDRTEAILRTMYIGLAEIEKISPKGIQIQEVKG, from the coding sequence GTGATCTCGGTTGAGATTTTCACCAATGCGGACGGGATGATTGCAGGGTATTGTGTCAAAGGACACAGCGGTACAGCAAAACGAGGACAGGATATTGTCTGTGCAGGTGTATCGGCTCTGACTCAGTCCGCACTGCTTGGGATCATAGAGCACCTGCATCGTACCGTCGACTATGACATTGCGAGCGGGAATCTCGAAATGTGGCTCTCCGAGCCGCCGGATGATCGTACCGAAGCGATTCTGCGCACTATGTATATTGGACTCGCAGAAATTGAGAAAATCAGCCCAAAGGGCATTCAAATCCAGGAAGTAAAGGGGTGA
- the rplU gene encoding 50S ribosomal protein L21, with amino-acid sequence MYAIVKTGGKQYKVAEGDTIFVEKLEAGEGETVVFDQVLTVVNDASVKVGRPMVDGAKVTGKVMAHGKGKKILVFKYKAKSNYRKRQGHRQPFTKVVIEKIEA; translated from the coding sequence ATGTATGCAATCGTAAAGACGGGCGGCAAACAGTACAAGGTCGCTGAGGGCGATACCATCTTCGTGGAGAAGCTCGAGGCGGGCGAGGGTGAGACCGTCGTATTCGATCAGGTTCTGACCGTAGTCAACGATGCCAGCGTCAAAGTCGGTCGTCCAATGGTGGACGGCGCGAAGGTGACTGGCAAGGTTATGGCGCACGGCAAGGGCAAGAAGATCCTGGTCTTCAAGTACAAGGCGAAGTCCAATTACCGCAAACGTCAGGGTCATCGTCAGCCGTTCACGAAGGTCGTCATCGAGAAGATTGAGGCATAA
- a CDS encoding HAD family hydrolase yields MSIRGVVFDVDDTLYDMAQPFYAALRKLFGERAEFDLPALFLAFRKYSDERFEESQTGKISMDEFYIYRIRMTLKEAGVQATDAQALAFQRVYMGLQYQIKLSPTMVRLLNDLRTRVKLGIITNGESVHQRKKIESLGISKWMKEEAIIISGDHKFHKPDQRIFQLMAERLELDGGQLLHVGDAFDLDVAGAVEAGWNAVWFNRRSRSVPQTGAGLSFFEVPSEDKLLSVVIKAVRG; encoded by the coding sequence ATGAGCATACGAGGTGTAGTATTTGATGTTGACGACACGCTGTACGATATGGCGCAGCCTTTCTATGCGGCTTTGAGAAAGCTTTTTGGGGAGCGCGCCGAGTTCGACCTGCCTGCACTTTTTCTGGCGTTTCGCAAATACAGTGATGAGCGGTTTGAAGAGTCGCAGACCGGAAAAATCAGTATGGATGAGTTCTACATCTATCGCATCCGTATGACACTCAAGGAGGCCGGCGTTCAGGCAACGGATGCACAGGCACTGGCATTTCAACGTGTCTACATGGGGCTTCAGTATCAGATTAAATTGTCACCAACCATGGTGCGGCTGTTGAATGATCTCCGTACACGTGTGAAGCTCGGCATCATCACGAATGGCGAGTCTGTCCATCAGCGAAAAAAAATCGAATCCCTCGGCATCTCCAAATGGATGAAGGAGGAGGCGATCATTATCTCAGGAGATCATAAATTCCACAAGCCGGACCAGCGTATTTTTCAGCTGATGGCGGAGCGTCTGGAGTTGGATGGAGGACAGCTTCTCCATGTCGGCGACGCTTTTGATCTTGATGTCGCAGGTGCTGTAGAAGCCGGATGGAACGCGGTCTGGTTCAACCGACGCAGTCGGAGTGTGCCGCAAACTGGGGCAGGCCTTTCCTTTTTCGAAGTTCCCTCAGAGGACAAACTGCTCTCAGTGGTTATAAAGGCCGTACGCGGATAG